A genomic stretch from Helianthus annuus cultivar XRQ/B chromosome 1, HanXRQr2.0-SUNRISE, whole genome shotgun sequence includes:
- the LOC110879718 gene encoding uncharacterized protein LOC110879718 isoform X1, translating to MLRRYASYFKVCVSSVTEVDKKGIHHPSHPHPLMPLMLLKPILCECKACSREHKGLFFMCTTCPDFAIHSDCAFLPKRSLIQQTTGDIFHHTHPLTLSFSFPEAEQRAKYNPKCRVCNHNFYDERIWIYKCEKCIYYVHAYCATSREEPFMHILLTSRGPLVKNFEDADYPHLFHLPFPDQTCSIPKQLLFKEIGPETCASLRHTSHHHELILVNTKCIDGAETNLCHNPMKKMELFCNACVRPIMEMPFYKCATNEDESCNFALHEWCTRLPSRIDNHPDHPHHTLHLMSNVSGVFLNIFYCSFCYLRCNGFAYGCFECGYKVDVTCGLIPKNITHESHPKHLLSLVRGVHSRHKCIMCLGYFSDYPYLSRGGYDIHKLIFNCSTCEVYIHPECALLLPGTIRHPYDKHPMNLSYLPIENHKSEYFCEVCENVLNPHACFYHCDECSQSLHSACAPAICCETTTYSDRRRNISQHINLKFGSIHKIDGHSHPLLFAQGIKSDGQCSICSKGLRYMILKCLQCKYAIDYECCERLNLMNNS from the exons ATGTTACGCAGATATGCATCATATTTCAAAGTCTGTGTAAGCTCTGTCACGGAAGTGGACAAGAAGGGGATACATCACCCTAGCCACCCACACCCACTAATGCCTCTCATGTTGTTGAAACCCATTTTATGTGAGTGTAAAGCTTGTAGTAGGGAACATAAAGGATTATTCTTTATGTGTACCACATGTCCTGACTTCGCCATACACAGTGATTGTGCTTTCCTACCAAAACGTTCTTTAATTCAACAAACTACGGGTGACATTTTCCACCATACACATCCCCTCACCCTTTCGTTTTCCTTCCCAGAAGCCGAACAAAGAGCTAAATACAATCCTAAATGTAGAGTATGCAATCACAATTTTTATGATGAGAGAATTTGGATTTACAAATGTGAGAAGTGCATCTACTATGTCCATGCATATTGTGCAACGTCAAGAGAAGAGCCATTCATGCACATCTTGCTTACAA GTAGAGGTCCATTGGTTAAGAATTTTGAAGATGCCGACTATCCTCATCTTTTCCATCTACCATTTCCTGATCAAACTTGTAGCATACCCAAACAATTACTTTTCAAAGAAATTGGACCTGAAACTTGTGCAAGTCTACGACATACCAGTCATCATCATGAGCTAATTTTAGTTAATACAAAATGCATAGATGGTGCAGAGACCAATCTATGTCATAATCCAATGAAAAAGATGGAGCTATTTTGCAACGCCTGTGTGAGACCAATCATGGAGATGCCATTTTACAAATGTGCGACCAATGAAGATGAGAGTTGCAACTTTGCTCTTCATGAGTGGTGTACTCGTCTACCATCACGAATAGACAACCACCCAGATCACCCACACCATACTCTTCATCTAATGTCAAATGTCTCGGGTGTGTTTCTCAACATCTTTTATTGCAGCTTTTGTTACTTGCGTTGCAACGGATTTGCTTATGGTTGTTTTGAATGTGGCTACAAAGTTGATGTTACTTGTGGGTTGATACCTAAAAATATCACACATGAATCTCACCCCAAACATCTTCTTTCATTAGTTAGGGGGGTTCATTCGCGGCATAAATGTATTATGTGTCTGGGATATTTTAGTGACTATCCTTATTTAAGTCGGGGAGGATACGACATACATAAATTGATTTTCAATTGCAGCACGTGTGAAGTATATATACATCCGGAGTGTGCTTTGTTGCTGCCGGGGACAATTAGACACCCATATGACAAACACCCCATGAACTTGAGTTACCTCCCAATTGAGAACCATAAGAGTGAATATTTTTGTGAGGTTTGTGAGAACGTACTGAATCCTCATGCTTGTTTCTATCATTGTGACGAGTGTTCTCAGTCGCTGCATTCTGCTTGTGCTCCTGCAATTTGTTGTGAAACAACAACCTATTCCGACAGAAGAAGAAACATCAGTCAACATATAAATCTGAAGTTTGGGAGCATTCATAAGATTGATGGTCACTCACATCCTCTGTTGTTTGCTCAAGGGATCAAGAGTGATGGTCAATGCAGTATATGTTCTAAGGGACTAAGGTACATGATACTTAAGTGTCTCCAGTGTAAGTATGCAATTGATTACGAATGTTGTGAGCGCTTGAACTTGATGAACAACTCATGA
- the LOC110879718 gene encoding uncharacterized protein LOC110879718 isoform X3 has product MVTVIEHDHPLKLIDLQVNDEDVEEAEADEEEEKDVVIQKDFVCPCKCKRCDQPIHEYYSTCEVYIHPECALLLPGTIRHPYDKHPMNLSYLPIENHKSEYFCEVCENVLNPHACFYHCDECSQSLHSACAPAICCETTTYSDRRRNISQHINLKFGSIHKIDGHSHPLLFAQGIKSDGQCSICSKGLRYMILKCLQCKYAIDYECCERLNLMNNS; this is encoded by the exons ATGGTGACAGTAATTGAACACGATCACCCATTGAAACTCATTGATTTGCAGGTGAATGATGAAGATGTAGAAGAAGCTGAAGCTGATGAGGAGGAGGAGAAGGATGTGGttatacaaaaagattttgtatGTCCATGTAAATGTAAGCGGTGCGACCAACCAATCCACGAGTACTATAG CACGTGTGAAGTATATATACATCCGGAGTGTGCTTTGTTGCTGCCGGGGACAATTAGACACCCATATGACAAACACCCCATGAACTTGAGTTACCTCCCAATTGAGAACCATAAGAGTGAATATTTTTGTGAGGTTTGTGAGAACGTACTGAATCCTCATGCTTGTTTCTATCATTGTGACGAGTGTTCTCAGTCGCTGCATTCTGCTTGTGCTCCTGCAATTTGTTGTGAAACAACAACCTATTCCGACAGAAGAAGAAACATCAGTCAACATATAAATCTGAAGTTTGGGAGCATTCATAAGATTGATGGTCACTCACATCCTCTGTTGTTTGCTCAAGGGATCAAGAGTGATGGTCAATGCAGTATATGTTCTAAGGGACTAAGGTACATGATACTTAAGTGTCTCCAGTGTAAGTATGCAATTGATTACGAATGTTGTGAGCGCTTGAACTTGATGAACAACTCATGA
- the LOC110879718 gene encoding uncharacterized protein LOC110879718 isoform X2 produces MLRRYASYFKVCVSSVTEVDKKGIHHPSHPHPLMPLMLLKPILCECKACSREHKGLFFMCTTCPDFAIHSDCAFLPKRSLIQQTTGDIFHHTHPLTLSFSFPEAEQRAKYNPKCRVCNHNFYDERIWIYKCEKCIYYVHAYCATSREEPFMHILLTSRGPLVKNFEDADYPHLFHLPFPDQTCSIPKQLLFKEIGPETCASLRHTSHHHELILVNTKCIDGAETNLCHNPMKKMELFCNACVRPIMEMPFYKCATNEDESCNFALHEWCTRLPSRIDNHPDHPHHTLHLMSNVSARVKYIYIRSVLCCCRGQLDTHMTNTP; encoded by the exons ATGTTACGCAGATATGCATCATATTTCAAAGTCTGTGTAAGCTCTGTCACGGAAGTGGACAAGAAGGGGATACATCACCCTAGCCACCCACACCCACTAATGCCTCTCATGTTGTTGAAACCCATTTTATGTGAGTGTAAAGCTTGTAGTAGGGAACATAAAGGATTATTCTTTATGTGTACCACATGTCCTGACTTCGCCATACACAGTGATTGTGCTTTCCTACCAAAACGTTCTTTAATTCAACAAACTACGGGTGACATTTTCCACCATACACATCCCCTCACCCTTTCGTTTTCCTTCCCAGAAGCCGAACAAAGAGCTAAATACAATCCTAAATGTAGAGTATGCAATCACAATTTTTATGATGAGAGAATTTGGATTTACAAATGTGAGAAGTGCATCTACTATGTCCATGCATATTGTGCAACGTCAAGAGAAGAGCCATTCATGCACATCTTGCTTACAA GTAGAGGTCCATTGGTTAAGAATTTTGAAGATGCCGACTATCCTCATCTTTTCCATCTACCATTTCCTGATCAAACTTGTAGCATACCCAAACAATTACTTTTCAAAGAAATTGGACCTGAAACTTGTGCAAGTCTACGACATACCAGTCATCATCATGAGCTAATTTTAGTTAATACAAAATGCATAGATGGTGCAGAGACCAATCTATGTCATAATCCAATGAAAAAGATGGAGCTATTTTGCAACGCCTGTGTGAGACCAATCATGGAGATGCCATTTTACAAATGTGCGACCAATGAAGATGAGAGTTGCAACTTTGCTCTTCATGAGTGGTGTACTCGTCTACCATCACGAATAGACAACCACCCAGATCACCCACACCATACTCTTCATCTAATGTCAAATGTCTCGG CACGTGTGAAGTATATATACATCCGGAGTGTGCTTTGTTGCTGCCGGGGACAATTAGACACCCATATGACAAACACCCCATGA